Proteins found in one Promicromonospora sukumoe genomic segment:
- a CDS encoding ABC transporter ATP-binding protein, with protein MTTPVLLRVHDLSVGYRDADGAEVRLVDGVGFTVHEGRVLCLVGESGSGKSLTMAAVLGLLPEGLEVFSGSVRFRGRDLLTLPERELRALRGNELAMVFQDPMTALNPVKRVGAQIARAVRAHHPRTPRAEVLARVEELLTEVGVADPAERARGYPHQWSGGMRQRAVIAMAMANRPTLLVADEPTTALDVTIQAQIMDVLADARATSGAAMVLITHDLGLVAQVADEICIMYAGRIVERGSVWTVFDEARHPYTAGLLGSLLSAERAGSRAYAIPGSPPAPTRRPPGCAFATRCELPARSELCGTERPELRPTADSGASDPTHEAACHHADRTREFARAVTA; from the coding sequence ATGACCACGCCAGTGCTGCTCCGCGTCCACGACCTGTCGGTCGGGTACCGCGACGCCGACGGCGCCGAGGTGCGCCTCGTCGACGGCGTCGGCTTCACCGTGCACGAGGGCCGGGTGCTCTGCCTGGTCGGCGAGTCGGGCTCGGGCAAGAGCCTGACCATGGCCGCCGTGCTGGGCCTGCTGCCCGAGGGGCTGGAGGTGTTCTCCGGCAGCGTGCGGTTCCGGGGCCGCGACCTGCTCACGCTGCCCGAGCGCGAGCTGCGGGCGCTGCGCGGCAACGAGCTCGCCATGGTCTTCCAGGACCCGATGACGGCGCTCAACCCGGTCAAGCGCGTCGGCGCGCAGATCGCGCGCGCCGTCCGCGCCCACCACCCGCGCACGCCGCGCGCCGAGGTGCTGGCCCGGGTCGAGGAGCTGCTGACCGAGGTCGGGGTGGCCGACCCCGCCGAGCGCGCCCGGGGCTACCCGCACCAGTGGTCGGGCGGCATGCGGCAGCGCGCCGTCATCGCGATGGCCATGGCCAACCGGCCCACCCTGCTCGTCGCCGACGAGCCGACGACGGCGCTGGACGTGACCATCCAGGCGCAGATCATGGACGTGCTCGCCGACGCCCGGGCGACGTCGGGCGCCGCGATGGTGCTCATCACGCACGACCTCGGCCTCGTGGCGCAGGTCGCCGACGAGATCTGCATCATGTACGCGGGCCGCATCGTCGAGCGCGGCTCCGTGTGGACCGTCTTCGACGAGGCGCGTCACCCCTACACCGCCGGGCTGCTCGGCAGCCTGCTGTCGGCCGAGCGGGCCGGGTCGCGGGCTTACGCCATCCCCGGGTCGCCGCCCGCGCCGACCCGGCGCCCGCCCGGGTGCGCGTTCGCTACCCGCTGCGAGCTCCCGGCGCGGTCCGAGCTCTGCGGCACGGAGCGGCCCGAGCTGCGGCCGACGGCGGACAGCGGCGCGTCGGACCCGACGCACGAGGCCGCGTGCCACCACGCCGACCGGACCCGCGAGTTCGCCCGGGCGGTGACCGCATGA
- a CDS encoding ABC transporter permease produces the protein MTTSLSPLERTGVALVAAVVLFCVVTPFLPLYAPYAQDLSRAFVPPLADAAHPLGTDMLGRDLASRLALGGLVSLGIVALVVVVNSAIGMVVGMLAGYHGGRLDNVLMGWADVQLAMPVILVLIALSAAVGPSVWLMVGTLAATYWVGYARVARGTAMTLRDRDFVLVPRIQGASGTWTISRHIAPGVAVQMLILASSDIGAVLLLTSSFDYLGLGVQPPVPSWGLLISEGQKYIRQAPYLSVVPGIAIFLVVIGTNLISQRFTAERDLRTARRRK, from the coding sequence ATGACGACGTCCCTCTCCCCGCTGGAACGGACCGGCGTCGCGCTCGTGGCCGCCGTCGTCCTGTTCTGCGTGGTCACGCCGTTCCTGCCGCTCTACGCGCCGTACGCGCAGGACCTGTCTCGGGCGTTCGTCCCGCCCCTGGCCGACGCCGCCCACCCGCTGGGCACCGACATGCTCGGCCGCGACCTCGCGAGCCGCCTGGCCCTCGGCGGGCTGGTCTCGCTCGGGATCGTGGCCCTGGTGGTCGTGGTGAACAGTGCCATCGGGATGGTGGTCGGGATGCTCGCCGGCTACCACGGCGGCCGCCTCGACAACGTGCTGATGGGCTGGGCGGACGTGCAGCTCGCGATGCCCGTGATCCTCGTGCTCATCGCGCTGTCCGCCGCCGTCGGGCCGAGCGTGTGGCTCATGGTCGGCACCCTCGCGGCCACGTACTGGGTCGGCTACGCCCGGGTGGCGCGCGGCACCGCCATGACCCTGCGCGACCGGGACTTCGTGCTGGTCCCGCGCATCCAGGGCGCGTCGGGCACCTGGACCATCAGCAGGCACATCGCCCCGGGCGTCGCGGTGCAGATGCTCATCCTCGCGTCCAGCGACATCGGGGCGGTGCTGCTGCTGACCAGCTCGTTCGACTACCTCGGCCTCGGGGTGCAGCCGCCCGTGCCGAGCTGGGGGCTGCTGATCAGCGAGGGCCAGAAGTACATCCGGCAGGCGCCCTACCTCTCGGTGGTGCCGGGTATCGCGATCTTCCTGGTCGTGATCGGCACCAACCTGATCAGCCAGCGGTTCACGGCCGAGCGCGACCTGCGCACGGCGCGGCGACGGAAGTGA
- a CDS encoding ABC transporter permease, whose amino-acid sequence MARFLVTRTLQALGTIYVVVTVAFLLGRLSGSPAALLLTENATREQIDELNTRLGFDQPLPVQYVEYLRGILGGDFGDSYRQAGVSSMDLVLERLPASLGLGAIGLVLGLVLAFAATITTHLTRSRTLRTTFLGLGSARQAVPDFFFGLLLVLVFSVTLGWLPSLGNREPLAVVMPALTIATGQFVVYTRLLDNSLSEQGRLDYARTAVARGENRFRVVVGELLPNASLPVLTIAAINLGSFLGGLVIVENVFAWPGMGQLMLSAVYARDFPVVQSGLIVVAALFILSNLLVDAASAVIDPRVRHA is encoded by the coding sequence ATGGCGAGATTTCTCGTCACCCGTACGCTGCAGGCGCTCGGGACGATCTATGTGGTCGTCACCGTGGCCTTCCTGCTCGGCCGCCTCAGCGGCAGTCCCGCGGCGCTGCTCCTGACCGAGAACGCGACCCGGGAGCAGATCGACGAGCTGAACACCCGGCTCGGCTTCGACCAGCCGCTGCCGGTGCAGTACGTCGAGTACCTGCGGGGCATCCTCGGCGGCGACTTCGGCGACTCGTACCGGCAGGCCGGCGTCTCGTCGATGGACCTCGTGCTGGAGCGGCTGCCGGCGTCGCTCGGCCTGGGCGCGATCGGCCTGGTGCTGGGTCTGGTGCTCGCGTTCGCGGCCACCATCACCACGCACCTCACGCGCAGCCGCACGCTGCGCACCACGTTCCTGGGCCTCGGCTCGGCGCGCCAGGCGGTGCCCGACTTCTTCTTCGGGCTGCTGCTCGTGCTCGTGTTCTCGGTGACGCTCGGCTGGCTGCCGTCGCTCGGCAACCGGGAGCCGCTCGCCGTCGTCATGCCGGCCCTGACGATCGCCACGGGCCAGTTCGTCGTCTACACGCGTCTGCTCGACAACTCCCTGTCCGAGCAGGGGCGGCTCGACTACGCCCGGACCGCGGTGGCCCGCGGCGAGAACCGGTTCCGCGTCGTGGTGGGCGAGCTGCTGCCCAACGCGTCCCTGCCGGTGCTCACGATCGCGGCCATCAACCTCGGGTCGTTCCTCGGCGGCCTCGTGATCGTCGAGAACGTCTTCGCCTGGCCCGGCATGGGCCAGCTCATGCTCAGCGCCGTCTACGCGCGGGACTTCCCGGTCGTGCAGTCGGGGCTGATCGTCGTCGCGGCCCTGTTCATCCTTTCCAACCTGCTGGTCGACGCCGCGAGCGCCGTGATCGACCCGAGAGTGAGGCACGCATGA
- a CDS encoding ornithine cyclodeaminase family protein, protein MPTRVLTSEQVEELVEPEGLLASLDQAHRWLAAGLAAQPAPHAFRAPGDRTADGPAVVPMASFAPGLGLFAVKVLADRPRDRGLGLPAQRSTISVYSAETGECVGLLDGRAVTRLRTAAVTALATRTLARPGARRVALLGAGALAREHAHALAHVLDLDEVRVWSRSPERGLALAESLTAAGLPAVATVDARAAVAGADVVCTLTPAEAPVLRADWLSPGTHVNAVGSPPRPEFSEVPPEVFARAAVTVVDARVVALADSGNVRNAIAAGALTAGDLVELGEVLVGDAAGRTDAADLTVFNSVGIGLQDLAAADHVLRRAADAEAGTMVRTRA, encoded by the coding sequence ATGCCCACACGAGTGCTCACGTCGGAGCAGGTCGAGGAGCTGGTCGAGCCGGAGGGGCTCCTCGCGTCGCTCGACCAGGCGCACCGCTGGCTCGCGGCGGGCCTGGCGGCCCAGCCCGCCCCGCACGCCTTCCGCGCGCCGGGCGACCGCACCGCGGACGGGCCGGCCGTCGTGCCCATGGCGTCGTTCGCCCCCGGGCTCGGGCTGTTCGCGGTCAAGGTCCTCGCCGACCGTCCCCGCGACCGCGGCCTGGGGCTGCCGGCCCAGCGCTCGACCATCTCGGTCTACTCGGCCGAGACGGGCGAGTGCGTCGGCCTGCTCGACGGGCGCGCCGTCACCCGGCTGCGCACCGCCGCCGTCACCGCGCTCGCCACCCGCACCCTGGCGCGTCCCGGCGCGCGTCGCGTCGCCCTGCTCGGGGCGGGCGCGCTCGCCCGGGAGCACGCCCACGCGCTGGCCCACGTGCTCGACCTCGACGAGGTGCGCGTCTGGTCGCGCTCCCCGGAGCGGGGCCTCGCCCTCGCGGAGTCCCTGACGGCGGCCGGCCTGCCCGCCGTCGCGACCGTGGACGCCCGCGCCGCCGTCGCCGGGGCCGACGTCGTCTGCACGCTCACCCCCGCCGAGGCCCCCGTCCTGCGGGCGGACTGGCTCTCCCCCGGCACGCACGTCAACGCGGTCGGCTCGCCGCCACGGCCCGAGTTCTCCGAGGTGCCGCCCGAGGTGTTCGCGCGCGCCGCCGTCACCGTCGTCGACGCACGGGTCGTCGCGCTCGCCGACTCGGGCAACGTCCGCAACGCGATCGCCGCGGGCGCCCTGACGGCGGGCGACCTCGTCGAGCTGGGCGAGGTGCTCGTCGGCGACGCCGCGGGGCGCACGGACGCGGCCGACCTCACGGTGTTCAACTCCGTGGGGATCGGGCTGCAGGACCTCGCCGCCGCCGACCACGTGCTGCGGCGGGCGGCGGACGCCGAGGCTGGGACGATGGTGCGCACCCGGGCATGA
- a CDS encoding GntR family transcriptional regulator has product MTEPQPGLGEPLSAQMYQTLRRGIILGEYPQGSPLKEARLADELAVSRIPIRAAIPHLENEGFLTTAPRRSARVTTWTGRAVNELFDVRLSIESLAARQAATAVREGASTDALTASLDLAHAAVASSERLAIAEAHTTYHERIVELAGNELLASIMRGVLGRMTWLFYLTAERDPAGQSHEHDELVEVIGSGNDRLAESIAFAHIEKGRAPSLEILLRAD; this is encoded by the coding sequence ATGACCGAACCGCAGCCTGGGCTCGGCGAGCCGCTGTCGGCGCAGATGTACCAGACGCTGCGCCGCGGCATCATCCTGGGCGAGTACCCGCAGGGGTCGCCGCTCAAGGAGGCCCGCCTGGCCGACGAGCTCGCCGTCTCGCGCATCCCCATCCGCGCGGCGATCCCGCACCTGGAGAACGAGGGCTTCCTGACGACGGCGCCCCGGCGCAGCGCCCGCGTCACGACCTGGACGGGACGCGCCGTCAACGAGCTGTTCGACGTGCGGCTCTCCATCGAGTCGCTGGCCGCCCGGCAGGCCGCGACCGCGGTGCGCGAGGGCGCGAGCACCGACGCCCTGACCGCGTCCCTCGACCTGGCGCACGCCGCCGTCGCGAGCAGCGAGCGCCTCGCCATCGCGGAGGCGCACACGACGTACCACGAGCGCATCGTGGAGCTCGCCGGAAACGAGCTGCTCGCCTCGATCATGCGCGGCGTGCTGGGCCGCATGACCTGGCTGTTCTACCTCACCGCGGAGCGCGACCCCGCCGGCCAGTCGCACGAGCACGACGAGCTGGTCGAGGTCATCGGATCGGGCAACGACCGGCTGGCCGAGTCGATCGCGTTCGCCCACATCGAGAAGGGCCGGGCGCCGTCGCTGGAGATCCTCCTGCGCGCCGACTGA
- a CDS encoding CPBP family intramembrane glutamic endopeptidase → MSRTAAAQPGWLLSPAAPGNDPSVPGGVEYHRVLAGEKRRVGRGILAILLLAAGFVFFPTAVGWALAPFDVQRGLVPPIMQGTDYTPLYHAGSMISLGLLIPWSMIIQRLLYGVPGASLHSVTSRFRFDVAGKALLVLAPVWALVIVLGFLTPVEESPWSHTDLVAILLGTLLLTPLQAAGEEYGVRGLIFRVVGGWTRSSRAGLIAGTVVTAVLFTLAHGATDPYVIAWYLVLFGSLAIITWRTGGLEIAVVLHAVLNTLSLAMAPYLRIDLGGALSSRADVDSAVYQLVPTLTVVLITAVVWWATRRSGPLLTPA, encoded by the coding sequence ATGAGCCGCACGGCGGCGGCGCAGCCGGGCTGGCTCCTCAGCCCGGCCGCGCCGGGGAACGACCCGTCGGTCCCCGGCGGGGTGGAGTACCACCGGGTGCTCGCCGGCGAGAAGCGCCGCGTCGGGCGCGGGATCCTCGCGATCCTGCTCCTGGCGGCCGGGTTCGTCTTCTTCCCGACGGCGGTCGGCTGGGCGCTCGCGCCGTTCGACGTCCAGCGGGGCCTCGTCCCGCCGATCATGCAGGGCACCGACTACACGCCGCTCTACCACGCGGGCTCGATGATCTCGCTCGGCCTGCTGATCCCGTGGAGCATGATCATCCAGCGCCTGCTCTACGGCGTGCCGGGGGCGTCGCTGCACTCCGTGACCTCCCGGTTCCGGTTCGACGTGGCCGGCAAGGCACTGCTCGTCCTCGCCCCGGTCTGGGCCCTGGTGATCGTGCTCGGCTTCCTGACGCCCGTCGAGGAGAGCCCCTGGTCGCACACCGACCTCGTCGCCATCCTGCTCGGCACGCTGCTGCTCACGCCGCTGCAGGCCGCGGGCGAGGAGTACGGCGTGCGGGGCCTGATCTTCCGCGTCGTCGGCGGCTGGACCCGCAGCTCGCGGGCCGGCCTGATCGCCGGGACCGTGGTCACCGCCGTGCTGTTCACGCTCGCGCACGGCGCGACCGACCCCTACGTCATCGCCTGGTACCTGGTGCTGTTCGGCTCGCTGGCGATCATCACCTGGCGCACGGGCGGCCTGGAGATCGCGGTCGTGCTGCACGCCGTGCTCAACACCCTCTCCCTGGCCATGGCCCCGTACCTGCGCATAGACCTCGGCGGGGCCCTGTCCAGCCGGGCGGACGTCGACAGCGCGGTCTACCAGCTCGTGCCCACGCTCACCGTCGTGCTGATCACGGCGGTCGTCTGGTGGGCGACCCGCAGGAGCGGGCCCCTGCTGACGCCGGCGTGA
- a CDS encoding small multidrug efflux protein, with the protein MDLVETLQNLLGQVPELLQPLIVALAGAIPFIEGEGGAAIGILGGLPPVVAAIAAMVGNFVTVAVLVLLSTGARNAVVSRRRAKVEARDAVLVGGSSGSAPAEPESERKAARRAKFQRAYERYGVPGVSMLGPLLLPTHFTATMLAASGVGKARILIWQAIAIIAWTTLTALIISGVLQAVR; encoded by the coding sequence ATGGACCTCGTCGAGACCCTGCAGAACCTGCTCGGGCAGGTGCCCGAGCTCCTCCAGCCGCTGATCGTCGCCCTCGCCGGCGCCATCCCCTTCATCGAGGGCGAGGGCGGTGCCGCGATCGGCATCCTCGGCGGCCTCCCGCCGGTCGTCGCCGCGATCGCCGCCATGGTCGGCAACTTCGTGACCGTTGCCGTGCTCGTGCTGCTCAGCACCGGCGCCCGCAACGCCGTCGTGTCCCGCCGCCGCGCCAAGGTCGAGGCCCGCGACGCCGTCCTGGTCGGCGGCTCCTCCGGCTCGGCGCCGGCCGAGCCCGAGAGCGAGCGGAAGGCGGCCCGCCGGGCCAAGTTCCAGCGCGCCTACGAGCGCTACGGCGTGCCCGGCGTGAGCATGCTCGGCCCGCTCCTGCTGCCCACCCACTTCACCGCGACCATGCTCGCCGCCTCCGGCGTGGGCAAGGCCCGCATCCTGATCTGGCAGGCGATCGCGATCATCGCCTGGACCACGCTGACCGCGCTGATCATCAGCGGCGTGCTCCAGGCCGTCCGATGA
- a CDS encoding sensor histidine kinase — protein MSIPPEPVSAAAASAEARGSLRLTRNITATWWYVSIAVVVFQLMVVGFLVSTLIEVGFDALTTAAVGVGGLLWWAATLVPLFDYRHRTADAPLVNWRRHLVPLVTAAAFGLGAGLATGAWVIGVLPLIQMVMLLNWPPGVRLRVVLAATALLVALAVIDMRVTLIEDPAEIWAQYFFLAVFLPMITVSSLWSWDVLAALDRARTSEARLAATQERLRLANDVHDLQGHHLQVVALQLELAERLMPRDAAAGMEQLRAARASVDDARQGTRDLATRFRSVPLRDELANAVDLLRAAGTEAEATVATDASLAPASALGPVIRETTTNVLRHGGGRWARLSLTRANGSWRYEISNDAAPDVPEPTGATGGGSGLKGLAGRAAEAGGALEVHREGETFTVVVTVPADEGFAGEEVAG, from the coding sequence ATGAGCATCCCGCCCGAACCCGTGAGCGCCGCCGCGGCGTCGGCGGAGGCCCGCGGCTCCCTGCGGCTGACCCGGAACATCACCGCGACCTGGTGGTACGTCTCGATCGCTGTCGTGGTCTTCCAGCTCATGGTCGTCGGCTTCCTCGTGAGCACGCTGATCGAGGTCGGGTTCGACGCGCTGACGACCGCTGCCGTCGGCGTCGGCGGGCTCCTGTGGTGGGCGGCGACGCTCGTCCCGCTGTTCGACTACCGGCACCGCACTGCCGACGCGCCGCTCGTGAACTGGCGGCGCCACCTCGTGCCGCTCGTCACCGCGGCGGCCTTCGGGCTCGGGGCCGGGCTGGCCACGGGCGCCTGGGTGATCGGCGTGCTGCCCCTGATCCAGATGGTCATGCTGCTGAACTGGCCGCCGGGGGTGCGCCTGCGCGTGGTGCTGGCCGCGACCGCCCTGCTCGTCGCGCTGGCCGTGATCGACATGCGCGTCACCCTCATCGAGGACCCGGCGGAGATCTGGGCCCAGTACTTCTTCCTCGCCGTCTTCCTGCCGATGATCACCGTCTCCTCGCTGTGGTCGTGGGACGTGCTGGCGGCGCTCGACCGGGCCCGCACCTCGGAGGCGCGGCTCGCGGCGACCCAGGAGCGGCTCCGGCTGGCGAACGACGTGCACGACCTGCAGGGACACCACCTCCAGGTCGTCGCCCTGCAGCTCGAGCTCGCCGAGCGCCTCATGCCGCGTGACGCGGCGGCCGGCATGGAGCAGCTCCGCGCGGCGCGCGCCAGCGTCGACGACGCCCGGCAGGGCACCCGCGACCTGGCCACGCGCTTCCGCTCGGTCCCGCTGCGCGACGAGCTCGCCAACGCGGTGGACCTGCTGCGCGCGGCGGGCACGGAGGCCGAGGCCACCGTGGCGACCGACGCGTCGCTGGCCCCGGCGTCCGCCCTGGGCCCCGTGATCCGGGAGACGACGACGAACGTGCTGCGCCACGGCGGCGGCCGCTGGGCGCGTCTGTCGCTGACCCGCGCGAACGGGTCGTGGCGGTACGAGATCTCGAACGACGCCGCGCCCGACGTGCCGGAGCCCACGGGCGCCACGGGCGGCGGTTCGGGCCTGAAGGGTCTCGCGGGGCGGGCCGCCGAGGCCGGCGGCGCCCTCGAGGTGCACCGCGAGGGCGAGACGTTCACCGTGGTCGTCACGGTCCCTGCCGACGAAGGTTTCGCTGGAGAAGAGGTTGCTGGATGA
- a CDS encoding response regulator transcription factor, with protein sequence MIRVLLADDEGMIRSALAALLGLEPDIEVVAECADGAEAVAAAERLKPDVCLLDLEMPKLDGVQVAERLNRTLPTRCVIVTRHARPGVLRRALASGAAGFLPKSRSADEVAAVIRRVAAGGRYVDPEVAADALSDERSPLTDRELDVLRAGRHGETTSQIARTLLLAPGTVRNHVSTVLGKLAVETRQQAVLLAEERGWI encoded by the coding sequence ATGATCCGTGTGCTGCTCGCCGACGACGAGGGCATGATCCGGTCGGCGCTGGCCGCGCTGCTGGGCCTGGAACCCGACATCGAGGTCGTGGCGGAGTGCGCCGACGGCGCCGAGGCGGTCGCCGCCGCCGAGCGCCTCAAGCCCGATGTGTGCCTGCTGGACCTGGAGATGCCGAAGCTCGACGGCGTCCAGGTCGCCGAGCGCCTGAACCGCACCCTGCCGACGCGGTGCGTGATCGTCACCCGCCACGCCCGCCCCGGGGTGCTGCGCCGGGCGCTGGCCTCGGGGGCCGCCGGGTTCCTGCCCAAGTCGCGGTCCGCGGACGAGGTCGCGGCGGTGATCCGGCGCGTCGCCGCGGGCGGGCGGTACGTGGACCCCGAGGTGGCGGCCGACGCACTGAGCGACGAGCGCTCGCCGCTGACCGACCGCGAGCTGGACGTGCTGCGGGCAGGCCGCCACGGCGAGACCACGAGCCAGATCGCCCGCACCCTGCTGCTCGCCCCGGGGACCGTCCGCAACCACGTCTCGACCGTGCTCGGCAAGCTCGCGGTCGAGACGCGGCAGCAGGCGGTGCTCCTCGCGGAGGAACGCGGCTGGATCTGA
- a CDS encoding universal stress protein, with protein MTADQLRAPVVVAVDGSERSAGAVRYAINEARLRRTGIRMVHVVPAPLPESGLWPAEAGDVAYLERSGRGTVTRVAATASAIAPELQIEPVLALGPRVAQLVEASASGGLLVLGRETRHGAERLVARATTAEVAARAAVPVTVVPARWRDGGNDRIVVGIKTFTSAGELLTRALSLASCRHAAVRVVHAVEVPDMAADLGLTDSHTAESVATATRLLETVVRDWAAVYPGVAVQTSVLVGNPDQVLIKAAADADVLMVARHHRGRGHTARLGRTPRAILTACDTPVEVVPLRWKTAGVPIVLESDGEILKS; from the coding sequence ATGACCGCCGACCAGCTGCGCGCCCCCGTCGTCGTCGCCGTGGACGGCAGCGAGCGGAGCGCCGGGGCCGTGCGGTACGCGATCAACGAGGCCCGGCTGCGCCGGACCGGGATACGCATGGTGCACGTGGTGCCGGCGCCCCTGCCCGAGAGCGGGCTGTGGCCCGCGGAGGCAGGCGACGTCGCCTACCTCGAACGGTCCGGCCGCGGCACGGTCACCCGGGTGGCCGCGACCGCCAGCGCCATCGCCCCGGAGCTGCAGATCGAGCCGGTGCTCGCGCTCGGGCCGCGGGTGGCCCAGCTCGTCGAGGCGTCCGCGTCCGGCGGCCTGCTGGTGCTCGGCCGCGAGACCCGGCACGGGGCGGAGCGCCTGGTCGCGCGGGCGACGACCGCCGAGGTCGCGGCGCGGGCCGCGGTGCCCGTGACGGTGGTCCCCGCCCGGTGGCGGGACGGTGGCAACGACCGCATCGTCGTCGGGATCAAGACGTTCACCAGCGCCGGCGAGCTGCTGACCCGCGCGCTCTCGCTGGCGTCCTGTCGGCACGCCGCCGTGCGGGTGGTGCACGCCGTCGAGGTCCCGGACATGGCCGCCGACCTCGGCCTGACCGACTCCCACACCGCCGAGTCGGTCGCTACGGCCACCCGGCTGCTGGAGACGGTCGTGCGGGACTGGGCCGCCGTCTACCCGGGCGTCGCCGTGCAGACCTCGGTGCTCGTGGGCAATCCCGACCAGGTGTTGATCAAGGCCGCGGCCGACGCGGACGTCCTGATGGTCGCGCGGCACCACCGCGGCCGTGGGCACACGGCCCGGCTGGGGCGCACGCCCCGGGCCATCCTGACGGCGTGCGACACCCCCGTCGAGGTGGTCCCGCTGCGCTGGAAGACCGCCGGGGTGCCGATCGTCCTGGAGAGCGACGGCGAGATCCTGAAGAGCTGA
- a CDS encoding flavodoxin family protein — MRALVVYESMYGNTEAVARAIAEGIEGSMHADVVEVGAAPRTVPADVTMLVVGGPTHAFSMSWPSTRRDAAGRAPIVGSHDRGIREWIGGLPGVTTQTAAAAFDTRSTSRLSGSAARAASRRLDRLGFPLVASPASFRVGDVTGPLADGELDRAYGWGKALGAQVAERRPTRPEVRSAHQHAYHRPYPQGRLGEA, encoded by the coding sequence ATGCGTGCACTGGTGGTCTACGAGTCCATGTACGGCAACACGGAGGCGGTCGCGAGGGCGATCGCGGAGGGTATCGAGGGGTCCATGCATGCCGACGTCGTCGAGGTGGGGGCGGCGCCCCGCACCGTGCCGGCGGACGTGACCATGCTGGTCGTGGGCGGACCGACCCACGCCTTCAGCATGTCCTGGCCCTCGACCCGCCGGGACGCCGCCGGACGGGCACCGATCGTCGGCTCGCACGACCGGGGCATCCGGGAGTGGATCGGGGGGCTGCCGGGGGTGACGACGCAGACCGCGGCCGCGGCGTTCGACACGCGGTCGACCTCCCGCCTCTCCGGCTCCGCCGCCCGCGCGGCGAGCCGTCGGCTGGACCGGCTGGGCTTCCCCTTGGTCGCCTCGCCCGCCAGCTTCCGGGTCGGCGACGTGACCGGACCCCTCGCGGACGGTGAGCTCGACCGCGCCTACGGGTGGGGCAAGGCCCTGGGCGCACAGGTCGCCGAGCGGCGCCCGACCCGGCCGGAGGTGCGCTCCGCGCACCAGCACGCCTACCACCGCCCGTACCCGCAGGGCAGACTGGGCGAGGCCTGA
- a CDS encoding Acg family FMN-binding oxidoreductase, whose product MDVVDARMERILRAAASAPSVFNTQPWQAQVEGRTLTLRADPARQLHHSDPHGREMLISCGAFLFNARTAARRESLTPFVRVLPDPADELLVATMRLEPGPVPNTDELELCVAIGRRTTSRVPFDDQPLFTDVLMAIRQAARDECADLRPIQPSEPVRAKVLDLVRRAEALAAEDPAARGEELAWTATDADRADGVPAALLGPNPTNDGAPVRRFLSSTGSAQFEQHSTMALLTTADDSPRDWVVAGQALERVLLVATAYFVHASFATTVLENPTTRHDLRRVLSLDAAPQMLMRLGYSALPPHTPRLAAEQAGIGQAGVDGATVRSG is encoded by the coding sequence ATGGACGTCGTCGACGCACGCATGGAACGCATCCTGCGGGCCGCCGCGAGCGCCCCGAGCGTGTTCAACACCCAGCCGTGGCAGGCGCAGGTCGAGGGCCGCACCCTGACCCTCCGCGCGGACCCGGCGCGGCAGCTGCACCACTCCGACCCGCACGGGCGGGAGATGCTGATCAGCTGCGGGGCGTTCCTGTTCAACGCCCGGACGGCCGCCCGCCGGGAGTCGCTGACCCCGTTCGTGCGGGTGCTGCCCGACCCCGCCGACGAGCTGCTGGTGGCGACGATGCGCCTGGAGCCGGGTCCAGTGCCGAACACCGACGAGCTGGAGCTGTGCGTGGCGATCGGGCGCCGCACGACGTCGCGGGTCCCGTTCGACGACCAGCCCCTGTTCACGGACGTGCTGATGGCCATCCGGCAGGCCGCGCGCGACGAGTGCGCGGACCTGCGCCCGATCCAGCCGTCCGAGCCGGTGCGTGCGAAGGTCCTGGACCTGGTGCGGCGGGCGGAGGCCCTCGCGGCGGAGGACCCGGCGGCCCGGGGCGAGGAGCTGGCCTGGACCGCGACGGACGCGGACCGGGCGGACGGCGTCCCCGCGGCCCTTCTCGGGCCGAACCCCACGAACGACGGCGCGCCGGTGCGCCGGTTCCTCAGCAGCACGGGCAGCGCGCAGTTCGAGCAGCACTCGACGATGGCGCTGCTCACGACGGCCGACGACTCCCCGCGCGACTGGGTGGTCGCGGGCCAGGCGCTCGAGCGCGTGCTGCTGGTCGCGACCGCGTACTTCGTGCACGCGTCGTTCGCGACGACGGTGCTGGAGAACCCGACGACGCGGCACGACCTGCGCCGGGTGCTGTCACTGGACGCGGCGCCGCAGATGCTCATGCGGCTGGGCTACAGCGCGCTGCCCCCGCACACCCCGCGCCTGGCCGCCGAGCAGGCCGGGATCGGGCAGGCCGGGGTGGACGGGGCGACCGTCAGGAGCGGATGA